agaaacgtttttgaaattaaCATCCAGAAATGCTTTCTATGATGCTAGGGGGAGAGGTTCATAGGTTATCCCACTTAAAGTTTTCGTAAGTGTAgtttttaaaatccaatttttgaCAATATTAGAGGATGGCATTTCAGGAGCAATTCTccaaatatgttttgaaattgaaatcttaaaatcaTGACTGTTAGACCATATTTAGTAAAGTTAAGGGCTCagcattttttcaaagttgaagctTCAAGAAAAAAACCCGcaattttaattagattttctATGTTAAGTATTTGGAGCTCTCTCTCCTGGAAATTCTGCGAAGTTGAAGCCCTGGAAACGAATTTTGAGATGCTCTGTAATGATTTGGCAGAGGGAAGTGTTTTTGGTGGCAtaacattttgaagactttattaCTTTTAGATGaactagaaaaacaaaaaaataaagaaaatggatAAGTGAATGAACAATTAGCTGATCAATAGGCGGGTAATTTtgaaataacttaatttaaaagatttttatgaaagaaattaaggTTTTCCAGCAACATTATTCTTTTTCTTGGGGGGTGGGGCACTGGCCCtgtacccctccccccctctggttgcgccacttgATCAAACAGGGACTGAGAGCCCTAttatggaaaattttgaaaatgtaccTTATGAATGCTGGTTTTGAGTTTATTTCAAGAAGATTTTTTAGTACTGTTTACTGAAATGATCTGGAAGCATTGAAACAGTTCAATTGTTTTTGATGAAGTACATTAAAAaggttgtattttttaaaaaacatttcattaaccACAAATGTTTCAAAGTAGTAAAAGAAATCGTAATAATATACCAATAAATATCAGATTACAGAGTACAATTATTCTACCATACAGCactaaacaataaataatttaagaaatgtgtttttttttttatgtgtgttaatgttatctttttttttttttcaaatagataaAAATACTCTTACGCAGCAAAAGTCAACTTCTCTCGCACTAGTGACCTGTGGTGACACCAAacttcatacttttgttttatttttttttagggtGGGGGGGTTAGGGGAATATGCTTTCAAGCACATTAAGTTGCGTTGtagctgtaaaaaaaatgttattttccaaACAATGtatcctcagaaattttttttgttttttaattttttttcttcaaaacccaTTGAAAATGTTAGGGGTGTGTCGCATCCGCTGGCGCCCCCGTAAATCCGCCATGGTCATCTACGAAATACAAAAATACTTGGAAATCTTTCAGGTGGAGTACAATATACTGATAGTGTTGTGTTAGTTCACAAAACCatgcaatttcagtatttttcatcctGTTTGGGTAACGTTTCTCAGTACCATCAGTAAATAAAGGGTTAAAAAGATTTCAACATAGTTACCCTTAACTTTTAGTGTTTTGTTTGTTgtataattttcattgttttatttatatttctcgttattttttactttcatgtaTCTTTCTAGATTTTCTTCTTTGGAAAGTTGAGTTGGAAAAGAAATTCAATTGTCAGTATGTTTTGCAGAGTGCTCCTAAACTTCTTCCCACAAATGAgcgtaaatatttttatcaatgtgATCGTGCTGGACAAGATCGCCCTAAGTCGAGAGAAAAGAGAATAACTACAATTACCAAAAAATCATGTCCGTCAGTTATTTTAGTTCTTGAAGGAACTGGTATTCTCAAAGTAGAGTACTGGGATAATCATGTTGGTCACTCCAGGAACTTAGACTCAGGTCATGGAGATGAACTCACCTCTGCTATCAGTAAGTATTGTTTTCTTGTTTGttcaaaagtaaaagtttttttttttttttgcaatttatttttaacttttcaatcttgttttcaaatttaaaacatttcaaggtgttaaaaaaattctgaagttgAAATTTAAAGCAACAGAAAGATTCTTGCTAGGTACATTCAtgtgttacagaaaaaaaaaaacgtacttcctttgtccgaaaattaaaatcattacaaCTATGTTAAAGTTGCAGAAACAGCAGCAAGTTTTGTAGATAAGAGCAGTAAGGGCTTGTTGAAACATGAGGCATGTTGGAATgctattaatatatatttattttactttatgacTACAAATAACACATATAATatagtcctacaaatcctataggtacagttacattgaaaaaattctattttagaAACAACTTTTATTGTTTTGGCAGTGCTGCGTAATTTTCATAGATCTgcaactttatatatttttaatggttttcatgaGGCATGGGACAGTAAATTGAATTCCTCTCCTTAAGTAAGATTTTTTACTTCATAATTATTCGTTGTTTCTAATCTGTTCTTGAAAAAGTCATGAAATTGGTTAATAATGTTGCACTAGAAATCCTGTAATAAGTATAATTGCATAATATAAtaaagtgaccccccccccccacttttgtCTGTATCTTTATTTGTACCAATCAGTTTCCCTCTAAGTTGTTTGAATGAAATTGAACTTATCATTTGTAAGCTTCTTTGCTGTTCATACAGTGTCACTGGAAAGAGTTGGTCGAAAAGCACACAAATGAGAGAGCTGACAATATTGAAAAACTCTGAAGAACTGCACAGAAGTGGTTGAAGAACTTGGTTTGGGGAAGGAGGAAAGTTAGGCCAGTGCCgataatgtttgagaccaaaaaaatttagaacagggtGAAACCCAttggaaaagtaagaaaatataataaaattaataggaaaaatgatTTAAGGGCGATTTGAGTTCAGGAAAGGGGGAGGAGGAAAGGTTAaggggggaaaacggtttatcatGATTTTGGGCAAAACTACGAGTCTTATCGAGAAAAGTAAAtgacaaagttgttggtaataaaaagaactacaatttttgtatttgcactttttttacataacctcaaaagttatgcaaaaaattcaaaaaccaactTTTTGGTTTATGTCTCAAATACTCtgcaatttttttgatttaaaatatttattttttcttctatttttgacttaatattaaaaaagcattataattttcaatcaaaaaatctcatgtcaaaatattaaaaaaaaaaaaaatcattgcatgttttttcttttggaatctctactttctgatggtataaaaaaatatatagaatgaTATGGGAAATTTTCGcagaaagtgaaagaaaaaagaacaaaaaaaaaaaaaaagctcaaattaaaaaatcatcaatacctgaaattttaacctatttattaaaatttacgctttaattactcaaaaaatataagttttcttgttaaattgctaaattaaaaaattgaaaatctgtggaacatagagattgcaaaaaacatgcgaAAATAGTTGAAAAAGTCAATATACAAGCGGTATGATAATACGTTTTTACTGCAACTGAAACAAGCATATTTCTCAAACGAGCTATAATGTTTTTATCGAAATCATTCcgtgtgttttgtttttgaataggcTGTAATTTAATATATTATCTCTTATATTGTTATTTTGAACAGCTTTACATATTCAATGTTGTGTCATTTTAtaaagaaaagtatgaaagaaatttttgattaaaaaatgaccatttttctgtatcattaatttttttaaaagttacgttaagtttagcataaaataaaattccaggGGAGAACCCCcaacccccctcccaaaaaaccccctccccccaaaaaaaacttatttctggtTGCACCACTGTACTAAGTATATCTCAAAGACATTCTGCTGCTACaacgatttcaaaaaattatcttttttttttttaaataaaatgctatttgttgattttaataaatattaattgcatatttcaggggtgattgtgagttcatcaaaaaatacctgaaagtttcaaagctagaacggggggggggggggggtgatctttggctcctattacttaagtgcacctttgccatagttttaaatagttctgagtcaaaatattgcgtgcacatttaattaaatttttaatggattacaaagttacttttgagctggtgttaatacaaattatcttgacatttgtccatcttaaggctcttgcaggtatatttgatgagtattatataatttaaaataaattgcggaggtaaggagataaaagcataacgaaaaaaggacataattccggtattttcagacatgaaaataccggaaattcggtaaaataccgaccacaatcacccctgatatttaaatcaatatttggttatttatttttaataactaactgattagttattcaatttaaaataaattatgaaacatttttataatttatgtttctgaatattaattaaatatttaattaattaaatatttgattaatAATGAtatgtgaggttttttttttgaattgtagagGCGCTGGTCTTCTCTGAATGCCTGAACTGAATTTTATTCCCAGTCTGACCCTGGCCCAAGTAAAAAAATTATCCTCACATTTAGAACagcgaatatcactgatcaaCTAATGCTCTGACATCACCATGACGAGAAGTGTAGacaataaacacaaaatttttagaattgaacATCAGCTTTAATTCATCGAACTTGTCAAAGTCATTATAATGATGAGATTGCAATAGCTACGTTTCGTACTTCAAGACAGAGAAAATCAAgggaaggaaaataaataaagacgTTCTCACATTTAATTTCcaatctcatgtttttttttttgcaatgacttttttaaaaaatatttcaaaagaaaaaatacaattggttcaaaataacaatacaagagataacacaaaacaaattacagcatattcaaaaacaaaacacacaaaatgattttgataaaaaaattatagttcGTTTGAGAAAAGTGCCTGATTTAGTTGCAGTAAAAGTGCATTATCATACTGCTTGTATGTTGACTTTTGTTAACTATTTTCACGTATATTTTGCAATCTTTATGTTCCAtggattttcgattttttaatttagcaatttaacatgGAAACACATTTTTGAGCAATTAAAGCGTAAATTTTAAtagatagtttaaaattttacgtaatgataaattttttttcaaattcaaactaatttgtattgcttaaaatacaccaccagctcagttattccatccgaggactgcagtttcatgctttttagcactcatcagcccggaataggaatcacatgagctggaggcgaaaaatctcttaagggagccaagagagccaaacaaactggtagctaatgcagaattagcaaaccagatgagcgagcGCAGCAATGGTgaggttcaactcaaagattgatggcaaagcaaggTATTTTGTACTAAGTTGCCgtcctaaagccagggctaaggcagaagtactTAAAATATATGATGGGGTTCTAGAGCTGTTCCCTggattctttttttcaaaattgaagtcctaaaaccgGCCTGAAGAAAATAAGATGTTCGTATAATCTGCGGATAATGTGATGCAAAAAAGtgaagttttgatttaacatacaattttagcaactaaattaaaacgtgaagaagtaataacttttaaggtatattcaaaactagtatagaaaaacacaaaaaaatagtggtttcttctctaaattgtcattatagtccagtcaaatcttgtgcaaatgaatgcttttttactgtatattgtttattttacgtagcctGAATAGCGTAAGAACATTCAAGTatctaaaataaacaacatacaggtaTGTTAACGATctctgtaaatattgaggttcaatgcattggtgttgaggagaaaaaaaacagGTAATTTGCGGCAGCATATAAtatgcacctcattaattttacttttttaacagataatccgtggattatacacaggaaaatacggtagaatcccttttttttataattttaagcccgtacgcacaaaaaaaaaaaaaaaaacgaaaataaataaaaaaaatgttaaattattgtctagaaaagtgagggggcccggcCCCCCTCTGGCCCCTCCTGCGAGCCGCCACTGAAGCTTCATGTTGTCTTATATTGTTAGTTAGGATTTTATATGCAGTTATACTTCATTAAAATGAGCTCTTAGACATCAATAAAAGAGTTCACAATAGCTGTGTGTGTTCAGTACCAATGTATTCAATaattgtaagttaaaaaaaataattgtccatctgaattttttattttaggtaCACTTGAAATGATGCAAAACATGGATTCCCAAGATTTTGACGAcagtttagttgaaaattttgaatataatacAGATTTTGATTCTAGTTCATCATTGTCAAAATCTCTAAAGCGATCACCCAGGAAGAAAGGTAAAACTACAACTTCTAATTTGACTTCATCACAAAATGTTATCAGAACTTTTTATTCTCCAAGTAACTCTGGTGTTGCACAGAAAAAGCCAGCCAGTTCTGTTCTTTTTAGCTTAGCCTCAGTTGCttgtggaaaaataaataaaaatattatttctgaaaaaaaaattattagtccTCCAAATATGGAAACTGTTTCCTCTAAAAAGATTAGCTCTATATCAGGAAATAATAAGCCTTCGACAATGAACTCATCAAAAAATGATACTAGCATTGCATCTACTTCAAAAGTTAGTGCTCCATCAGCATCTTCATCAACAACTTGTGTGACAACTTCAGAATCTTCTGTCTCAGCAGTACCTTCTTCAGCAGTTTCTACCACATCAAGGGAGAAAACTGCTACATCCTCATCAGTTAATGAAGTTATACCAATTAATGAAGCTACTGTATTGTCCTCCCCAGTCAACAATGATTCATCTTCTGCCGTAAGTGATATTCGGGCATCTTCACCAATTGATGATATTGACACATCTTCACTAGTTGATGAAATTGATAAACCTTTACCAGATATTACAACTACATCAGATCAAGAATCAGCATCATCTAATAAAATGGCAACATCTTCATCTAAAACTGTCAGCTTAGCACAATTATCAGCCACTGTCTCTGTTTCCTCTTCTACAACCAGTTCAACCAAACAAGTATCTTCATCACAAAATTCTACTAATGCAACTTTGTCAAATAATTTTACTAAAGCAATGTCATCAAATGAGGTTACTAAAACAACTTCTTCAGTTACAAATGTTACAAAAGCAAGTGCACCATCTCACACAGCAGGAACAACTTCTTCATCCAGTATCACTACAAAATCCTCTGCACCTTTTAATGTGAAAACATCAAGTCCATCGATCACCAGTGTCGCCCCTTCACCTATTTCAAATTTAGTGCTGGGAACTAATATTAAAAATCCAACCACACCTTTAATACTCTCGAATCCTGCTTCTAACCAGTTTTATGTTTTAGGGCCTGCACTTGGAGCTCAAAGTAATTTTGGTACAAATTTATCAAATGTCATACTTTGCCCAGCTGGACAAAATATTATAGCTCCAAATACAATAGTTAATCCTACTGTaccaacaacattaaaaaataatattgaaaatcgAAAACGAAAAGCTGAAACTGAAAGTCCTAGTCATAATAGCCCCAACGTGAAAAAGAAGCCTTCAACTCAAGAGGTAGTAAGAAGTCCTGCTTCTGGTTCCGTTAGCACTGCTGCAAGGATTCTTAATTCAATAGGTGGTAACCAATTGTTAACAAACTACATAGGGCCTCCCCAATCGTCAGTTGCATGTATGAGCAATAATGCcaacaacaaaatagttttaaGTAATCTTCCTCCTATGTCatttgtaaatattaataatCAGTTAATTCCTATTAGCACAGCTGGAACACCTCTATCCGTCGGTTCAGCTTCAGTCCCAATAGGTCAACCTGCAGTTGCATTTAACTTGCCTACTACAAAGAACACATCTGCTGTAAATGCAGTTAAGAATTCAGATTTGAATTCTATAGAATCTGAAAATGATGCTTCATTTAGTTTAGCGCCTAAGCCTCTTAATCcaatttcagttgtagctagctCTCCAATCTCTAAACCAACAGTACAGGTATATGGTAGAACTGTGGTAAGAGAAGGTGAGTCAAATCCATCGAGACCTATATCGACCTCAAGTTCTATTTTAAAATCATCACCAGTTGTTGATCATGGTTATTCTAATACAAAGAAAAAGCTTGTAAGAACTAAATTAGAATCAATCTCCAATGCTTCTACCCCCCAAAAAGGAAAGGTAGGCAAACCTACCACAAGCTTAACTGTATCCCCTATTAAAACAAGTGACCAGTCTGTCATAGCACGAACAATTTCAAGTATTGTTCAAGAAAATGTCTCAACAACTTCGATTGCAGGCTTTAATAGTATTAACAGCACTTTGTCTAAAGTTATCTCTGTAGCTTCACAAATTGCAAAAACAGTTGCATCAAGTAAAAACTTGCCTCCATCTACTTCTAATGTCCCTAAAACTTCCGCCAAAgctaaaagcaaaacttcaaCAAGCAAGACTTTTCAGAAAAAGGGAACTGATGTTCCTTCTATAGTGATTCCATCCATACCAAGTGATTCTGAACATTCCAGGTCTTTTGTGTTCGAATCTGCTGGAGATGTGTATATGCTACAGCCAGTTGAAAATGATGAATCTAAAACTGGGGATCAGAAGCTGACTGAGATAGTTAAAGTGAAGGTgagtttattattttccttacaatctttactaatattataaagagagagggtggagttttgtgtgtttatatgttcaaggtaatctccggaaccactgcacctatttgaaaaattctttcactatacgaaaggtgctttcttactgagtaacataggctataattcgaaaaaattcgataaatggttctttttttattcaaatttaggtccaaatttcacgtaaattgcctattattggctattaaagaggtgaaaaattacttgcacatattaatattatagtaggggagatagcgacagtttttaatacattatttatataaagccagattttttaaaaatcttagattagtttacttaaaagaagaaaacgcgagtctaccaaaaagatatcgttgcaataattaataaaaaattttgcaatatgttgcaaaaacttgtgaaattgtcttatatatataaggttgaaactcggtaatattattgattacgtataaacataacaaaaaatatatgtctaccgcgtccgaagcgttgccgtgccgtgtctaccacccacgcaaggtgcgaaaaattcagtcaattttgacttaaatatataagccttaattcttttttaaataattgtttataatgtataaaatataaaaacaaaagtctaccagttgtgttatgttgcaaaggcatgatagacgccacggaatgtcgaccgcgtacctctatgtaccgttaATCGGGCTGCTAGCACtcgctcaaaaaagtttgcttatcgtctcgaaatttaaataaataaagctgatttattttttaataagtattttaaatcctattttcgctaaaatttttagtccaccgtgactaagaggttgcatagtctttggtagacgttgcttaaaatgtaaggtagttggaaaagtatgattattttatcttttcattctttataaatggaaatttttcaattattattatttttttatgattacaattttctatcatatttaaattgatattcatacttttgttatattattcatatatatatatatatatatatatatatatatatatatatatatatatatatatatatatatatatatatatatatatattttttaaaattcttcaaaaatattttgaatcaccaccttttcaaatatatttcgtaaatggggaagtaaagctgtttattcatcTACTGCGAAGAAAGAAGAGTGGAAAGGGGGCGGACACGCCTATAATAACCTTGGGTCTGGGGCCTGGGCCTGAGTAAgacccctatagtggaggagccaacgcatccgccattttggagcatacttgatccagtgcttcgcggcaatagcattgctgctgatgtttatatttctttagcatatgttaaattgggtcaacagataatagccatctgcagaactgaaaaatctgccttactgcatttactggaaactaacagatttttttaaaaataataagcacttttcataatgcactcaaaaggacaaaataacttttctgggtcagaaaggacaatttaagaattcctgtagttttcaaaaatttccaagaaaatgacaccacaaacgaagaaaagggcggttctagtcatgtagagaatgttttatcattatctagcttttaatcataaatttgagtgttgaaacacgcattttttttttcttaatgggaatttttggtttaaaatgacttgagcgcacttttcttcgtttgtgaaatatttttcttcaaagaattaaaaactacaggaatacttaaattgtcctttctgacccagaaaaattattttgtccttttgagtgcattatgaaaagtgcttagtatttttttaaaaaaatctgttatttgaaagtttttcattttcaaacaaagttttactttagaatttgattttttagcgttaagttgtaccttaaggttaaacaaatcatttaatgaaagtctgtaagtggtctagttgctgagtatacgcaaaagaatggttcacaacatataagtaacttgggataaagatcgtaatacgtctttttacttagccccgttatcgattattggcatagatgcatagatgaggataaaaaccctaagaaagcaacgactgtgaataaatttcattcttgctccagagaggacttgattcaaaattttcattatgattactattaacattacatttgcaaggcaaaaaaatttgtaacaatggattttatatttaaacatttaatggggaaattacatgaaatttgctattttccatcctaaccgaaataatgatgttatttcagaattttaaattttcagccttaagttgtaccttaagattaagcaaatcatttagtaaaatccagaagtctcttagTGATCTATTTGCTGAAATATATAAGCAAAAGCacgcctcagattactccatgacaatcagaccaagtgtaataaaagtgcttaaaaaaacatcaattctgaatcaccaaaatttctcatctatgatggattctttttattacatctaatgaaagaaattccatcatcttaTGCTATGataatgagaaaattattaagtatgttcagcagtattcgtagtaattgttttcgacacgtaccccgtctccttccataaaagataaggaacatatcgtcacctcagagcaacagtaacatatctaatcccagaaataacactaagatatcttactgttgttctgaggtgacgatatattaAGCGGAACACACAGAGGTCAAAAAATTCAAATAGGAGACTCTGCAACATGTCCctctgactttttgaatcaattaaaaaatattacttttaaagaagatttgctagaatatttactaaaaaactgGGAACAAGATATATAAAAAAGCGATTTATTTTGATgataaatttgtgtatatttactacaaacagtgttatagatttgaaaccatcaacagaaaagttgtaaaaatagtagatcatattcaatcgtgccccagaccgcgaagaatccgacacaaaaatgatttaccatCTTTATAAGTTTTGAAGAGCTGCAGCCTCCATATGACGTCCACCTACGATGTTCAGATACTGatgtattagttataatattggctaacatgaagtttttgaattcttaaataaaggtctggatggaagttggcgttagaaaatcattaagatgtatcaatgtctctgaactttacaagaatttaggagaaaccgtttgttccgccttggttgctttacacgcaatgactggttgcgatcaaaatccggcttttttccgaaaattaAAAGTCTGACCATCCCTCTATTTACAAAATCGGAAGAATACACAGGAGTGTTAACAAATTTGAGTAAGCCATCGcacaatgtaaaatgcatgtcgcaaattcgaatacaactcgaaatttcggaagagttgtgcgtcgaatgtacagacaaaataaaatggaaaaaattaatgatgcaagaaccattacgtttttaaaagtttataaaaattttgaaaaaagataaagtaattctcGAAAACGTGAAGAGTTTTGATCCGTCATCCTTAACTTTATGTTAGTCTAAACTTCATGAACATTTCCTCAGAACAGCTCGCATTTCGCAAATTCGGAcaaattctcatttaaaaaatctgacaagcttatcacctcttgattgtgggtggaaaattgaggacaactgaaaagtttttaaatgggttactgaaaacaattaccgtaagcaataaaagatgttacattcgaaGCACAGCCTTCTGCCTcaggtaatcattttttttttcaactagacttggcttttaaaaaaattttttcctttttttatcagTTGTTTTCTATTACAAATATTGATGATTTTACTGAGACAGTTAATTAATAGTACTGACATTCACAGTGATGATGATTATTGAACTGACAATGATGCTAAGTTGAGCGTAAGACATTTTGAATATGAATTCAGCAACgaaagcgaaaacgaaaattatttgggCGAGTCAGACGTGAGTGGCGATGCACCTGATGAATAGTTcgcttaaaaaaattatgttccttgctacagttttataggttactagtggtaaccgcacagctttgcccgtaatagaaaaattaaaaggtcttttggttctcctgtatatttacaaagaatgtatggtgaattttctcgccaattggcttgtgcccatgttacggttccacgttatgataatttcgtaatttacacgttcatcttatgataattttgttcttaaaattggaatagaaaaagaatcacttcgaatttttgaaaaatcgtttcgaggtgcacaccccatgctacaaactaactttttgccaaatttcatgaaaatcggccgaacggtctaggcactgtgcgcgccacagagatccagacatcctacagacatcctccggacatccagacagagagactttcagctttattattagtaaagattaattaatatgtaaagtaatgttcatttgatcatttttaattatttattatgtaaGATCGatccaaaaaattttatttcatgagtacttgaccataaaaaataaataaataaaagaggcataatttaaaaggtcaagacattattaatgaaaaataaatttcactataattttgtacataattttaattttaataaaatattttttaattttgtttaaatgttaaaattatttttttaatatgtttaaatcattcatacttttccaattactttataatttaagcaacgtctaccaaagactaagcaacctcttagtcacggtagactaaaaatcttaataaaaacaggatttaaactatttattaaaaaataaatcagctttattcattgaaatttcgcgacgacaagcaaacttttttgagc
This window of the Uloborus diversus isolate 005 chromosome 4, Udiv.v.3.1, whole genome shotgun sequence genome carries:
- the LOC129219737 gene encoding uncharacterized protein LOC129219737, with protein sequence MEFKNILSKIMCRICKEQFKEPKALFKHLQQKHDTGPAVKNQRTCSICGVQCAKNEAYREHMLHIHGLRTEPQKLTFKNLNDFLLWKVELEKKFNCQYVLQSAPKLLPTNERKYFYQCDRAGQDRPKSREKRITTITKKSCPSVILVLEGTGILKVEYWDNHVGHSRNLDSGHGDELTSAISTLEMMQNMDSQDFDDSLVENFEYNTDFDSSSSLSKSLKRSPRKKGKTTTSNLTSSQNVIRTFYSPSNSGVAQKKPASSVLFSLASVACGKINKNIISEKKIISPPNMETVSSKKISSISGNNKPSTMNSSKNDTSIASTSKVSAPSASSSTTCVTTSESSVSAVPSSAVSTTSREKTATSSSVNEVIPINEATVLSSPVNNDSSSAVSDIRASSPIDDIDTSSLVDEIDKPLPDITTTSDQESASSNKMATSSSKTVSLAQLSATVSVSSSTTSSTKQVSSSQNSTNATLSNNFTKAMSSNEVTKTTSSVTNVTKASAPSHTAGTTSSSSITTKSSAPFNVKTSSPSITSVAPSPISNLVLGTNIKNPTTPLILSNPASNQFYVLGPALGAQSNFGTNLSNVILCPAGQNIIAPNTIVNPTVPTTLKNNIENRKRKAETESPSHNSPNVKKKPSTQEVVRSPASGSVSTAARILNSIGGNQLLTNYIGPPQSSVACMSNNANNKIVLSNLPPMSFVNINNQLIPISTAGTPLSVGSASVPIGQPAVAFNLPTTKNTSAVNAVKNSDLNSIESENDASFSLAPKPLNPISVVASSPISKPTVQVYGRTVVREGESNPSRPISTSSSILKSSPVVDHGYSNTKKKLVRTKLESISNASTPQKGKVGKPTTSLTVSPIKTSDQSVIARTISSIVQENVSTTSIAGFNSINSTLSKVISVASQIAKTVASSKNLPPSTSNVPKTSAKAKSKTSTSKTFQKKGTDVPSIVIPSIPSDSEHSRSFVFESAGDVYMLQPVENDESKTGDQKLTEIVKVKNRAISVQTVPSAKYSYSNTSLKSSISPEKTNLKDDSEILKKVKYYQLEMNYLSSQEECKRLKVELAKTKLKNKEYAEKLGIEMQPSASTNHMDNQKESCVQAEELVKAFEKRCDQDSNVYTLVRTSVLHSLYEDIQEMSASNKQQHDELKSYRDHDTFYKFLKQKLEDREQ